The Streptomyces sp. DG1A-41 genomic sequence GTCGTGGCTGAGGCGGCTTCGGACCCGCGTAGAGCCCGCTCGGGCGCATGCGCAGCGGGCGCTCGCCGTACTCCTCCAGGGCATGGGCGATCCAGCCCGCCGTACGGGCCACCGCGAAGATCGTCTCGCCCGCGGTCGGGGGCATGCCGCAGGACGTGGTGAGCACGGCGAGCGCCAGGTCGACGTTGGCGTGCAGCGGCGCGTGGCGGGCGGTGGTCTCGACGATGTCCCGGGCCGCGAGGAGTGCGGGTTCCGCGCGCGGGATCTGCTCCAGCAGGGCGAACAGGGCGCGCGCGCGTGGGTCCTCGCCCGGGTAGAGCCGGTGGCCGAGTCCCGGGATACGGCGGCCGGCGCGCAGTTCGTCCGCGATCACGGGCGCGGCGTCGCCCTGGTCGAGCACATCGACGAGCAGCCGGTGGGCGAGCCCGCTGGCCGCGCCGTGCAGCGGGCCCTCGATCACGCCGAGCCCGGCGGAGACCGCCGCGTAGGCGTGGGCACGGGCCGACGCGGCGACGCGCACCGCGAGCGTGGAGGCGGCCAGGTCGTGGTCGACGAGGAGCACGAGGGCGGTGTCCAGGGCACGCAGGGACGCCTCGTCGGGGTCCTTGCGCGGCGACAGCCGGGTCCACAGGCGGTGGGCCAGGGGCCCGGTGTCGCGGCGGTCGTGCCCCGCGGGCGGCAGAGCGGCGACGAGCGTGGGAATGAGGGTGCGCGCCGTGCCGAGCACGGCGTCCTCGGACAGGTCGAAGCGCAGCGGGTCGGCGGTCGCGGCGGCGATCGTCGCCACGCGCAGCCGGTCGGTGGGCGCGGCGTGCTCGGGCAGCGCGTCGACGGCGCGGCGGGCGACGGCGACCGAGGCGGCAGGCGCGGTGAACGTGCTGCCCGGCCGAATCCGGCCCGTCCACAGCCACTCGGCGACCTCCTCGTACGTGTGCCGCGTGGCCAGATCGACCGCGTCGACACCGCGGTAGTAGTAGCGGTCGCTCTCGATGAGCGTGATGCGGGTCCGTACGGACAACTCGCCGCCGGAGGGGGAATTCCCCGCGCTCTCCCGCCTGTTGCGCCGGGCGAGTGCTTCGACCTCCCTGGCGTCGAAGGTGCTGCCCCGGCCGCCGGACACCCGTCGGCTGCTGAGCTGACCGCGGCTCACGTACGCGTACACGGTCTCCGGCTTCACGCCGAGCAGCTCGGCGGCCTCCTTGGTGCTCAGCCGCCGTTCCGTGTCGAGAGAGGCGGGCTCTTGATCGTGCATGGGGGTCACCGTATCCGCCTAGCGGACCATTGAATGATGTATTGATTCAATCAATATTGACACAAGTCAAGTCAACCATGGACAGTCGAATCAAGTCCAGGGAGGAAGACATGTCCGTCAACAGGTCCGCAGCCGCTCTCATCGACGCACCACGGGGACTCGCCGGTGTCGTCGTCACCGACACCCGGGTAGGTGACGTCCGTGGCGTCGAGGGCTTCTACCACTACCGGCAGTACTCCGCCGTCGACCTCGCGCGAACCCGCGCCTTCGAGGACGTCTGGCACCTGCTCGTACACGGCGAACTGCCGGACGCCGGGCAGAGCGCGGCGTTCGCGGCGCAGACCGCGGCGCTGCGGCGGCTGCCCGACGAGGTACGAGCGGCCCTGCCGGCCATCGCGGCGGCCGGCGGGCGCTCCGGCCCGCTCGCCGGGATGCGCACGGCACTGTCGCTGCTGGGCGCGGCCAAGGGCTTCCGGCCCGTGTACGACATCGATGCCGACCGGCGTGGGCAGGACACCCTCGAGGCGGCAGCGGCCGTACCCACGCTGCTCACCGCGCTGCACCGGCTGGGGAAGGGGCTCGAGCCCGTGGAGCCGCGCGAGGACCTGTCGTACGCGGCCAATTACCTGTACATGTTGACCGGTTCGGTGCCGACCGAGCAGCACGCACGGGCGATCGAGCAATACCTGATCTCAACCATTGATCACGGATTCAATGCGTCAACGTTCACGGCCCGGGTCGTCGCGTCGACGGGTGCGGACGTGGCGGCCTGCCTCGCCGGTGCGGTGGCGGCGCTGTCGGGGCCGTTGCACGGGGGTGCGCCCAGCCGTGCGCTGGACACCCTGGACGCGATCGGCACCCTGGACCGTATCGACTCCTGGGTGCGGCAGCGGGTGCTCGCCGGGGAGCGCATCATGGGCTTCGGGCACGCGATCTACCGCACGGAGGACCCGCGGTCGCGGATGCTGCGCGAGGTCGCCCAGGGGTTCGGCGGCCCGCGGGTGGACTTCGCCGTGGAGGTCGAGCGGCATGTCGAGGCGATCCTGGCGGAGCTGAAGCCCGGCCGTGAACTCCACACCAACGTGGAGTATTACGCGGGCGTGGTCATGGAACTCTGCGGCCTGCCCCGCGAGATGTTCACACCGACGTTCGCCGCCGCGCGCGTGGTGGGCTGGAGCGCCAACATCCTGGAACAGGCGGAGGACACGAAGATCATCAGGCCGGTGGCGCGCTATGTGGGGCCGGAGGCGCCGGCGCCCGTGCCTGCCTGACGGACGGTGTCGCCGGAGCACGAAGGGCGCGGCACCCGAGACGCGAACGGCCCGGCGTCAAAGCGTGAACGGCCCGGCACCAAGAGGGGCCGGGCCCGAGCCGCAGCGTCGGCTCGACGGATGCCTGACCCGCCGGCGCGACGGGCACTGCCCTTCGCGTGACGGGCATCCGACGAGATCAGGCGTCAGGAATGTCCGCCTTGGCGTCGATGAGCGTCCTGCGTGTGACCACCACGATGCGCTCGTAGTCGGCCCGGGACGCGTCGCCGGGGAGATTTCCGTCGAGTTCTTCGGTGACGTCGGTGCCGATCACAGCGAACCTGCCGTCGGACAGCTCGAAGATATCGGGGCAATTGGCACCAGTCGCACTTCCCCGCGCGCTGGGAGGGGTGCCAATCCGACGGATGATGTGGCTCACTGTTCTGGCGTTCCTTTTGATCTCGAGGCTTGGTGCGCACTGTAGCCTGCGGTGCGATGCGGCCCTGTAGGACCGCGGCCTCGACAACCGGGCGGCGTGGAGCGGCGGTTCGGCGGTGGTCGACCCGGTTCGCGGGATGCGCAGTAGTCAACCTTGTTGGCACCTGGGGAAACGCGCTGGTTTACGGGTTCGTTACCGCCCAGCCGTGTGATGCGTTCAGGAGAGTGATTCGGAGGGTACGGCGCTTACGGCCGAGTCCGCCACTACTCGCCCGGCGGTTCCCCGACCACCCACCACTCGTCGGTGTCCGCGTCCTCCAGCTGCGCGAGAAGATCGTCGACCATGTGTCCCAGCCTGGCCTCCTCGGAGGAGTCGACGAGAGTCGCCCGATGCGGGCGGGAGGCGTACCAGTACTCCCTGAAGACGGGGTTCTGAAGCATGCTCCGGGCGAAGCCGAAGAACTCCTCCCGGCTCATGTTGCCCATGCGGTAGTAGCACAGGGCGTTCGTGTAGAGGGCGTTGGCGAAGAGGAACTGGCGGAGTTTCCTGGGCGAGACGGTCCCGTCGTAAGCGTCCAGCACCTCTGCCAGCTCCGGGTCGTCCATCGCCTTGCTCAGCAACTCCCAGTGCAGGCGCTGCTGGTGGGCGAAGCCGGTCCGGCGCTGTGACTGCGCGGCCTCCTCCAGGTGCTCGATCCGTGCACGCAACGCGTGGAACGCGGGCCACCGCGCGGCCATGGCGACGGCGGCGCCCGCCGCGAGGACGATCCCTGCCGAGGCGGTGGCGCCCAGCCCTCGAAAGCTCAAATTCCGTGTGTCCATGTCAACCCCCGATTCAGGCGGCCGTTCGCCGGTCGTCGGTACGCGGGTCGACTGGAGGGGACCGGCGAGCGGTGGGCGGCGCTTGCCGTCTCCCAGAGTGCCGAGCGGCTCTGATCGGCGGGGAGGCGGAGAGGAGGCGCACGGAGGGAAGCGAGGGTCGCACAAACCGGCGCCATGACCAACGTCTGCCCCGCCAGTGCTGCTAACAATCGTTCACTTCGTCGCGATTCCCACGGCTCGTATCCTGGGGCGGCATCCCATCCTCGTACGTGTGCCGGGAACGCGAGCCGGTGCACGCGTCGGCGTGAGAGAGGTCGCACGGTGAGTTTGCCGAGCCCGAGACAGCAGCAGATCCCGGTCGTCGTCCTGGCCGGATTCCTCGGCTCGGGGAAGACCACACTCCTCAACCACCTCCTCCACCGCAGCGGCGGCAGCCGCATCGGAGCCATCGTCAACGACTTCGGGGCCATCGAGATCGACGCGATGGCCGTGGCGGGAGCGCTCGGCGATTCGACGGTCTCGCTCGGCAACGGGTGTCTGTGCTGTGCCGTCGACGCGAGTGAGCTGGACCAGTACCTGGAACGGCTCGCGGAACCCTCCCTCGGCATCGACGTCATCGTCATCGAGGCGAGCGGGCTGGCCGAGCCGCAGGAACTCGTGCGGATGGTGCTCGCCAGCGAGCACCCGGGAATCGTGTACGGCGGGCTCGTCGAGGTCGTCGACGCCGCCGAGTTCGACGACACCCGGTCCAGGCACCCCGAGATCGACCGGCATCTCGCGCTGGCCGATCTCGTCGTGGTCAACAAGTTCGACCGGGCGGCGGACGGCGAACGCGTCCTCGGACTGGTCCGGTCCCTCGTCGACCGCGCCGCCGTCGTCCCGGCCTCCTACGGCCGGATCGATCCCGAGTTCCTCTTCGACTGCAGGCCGAGCGAGGAGCGCATCGGTCAGCTGTCCTTCGACGACCTGCACGATCACGGCGCGGACGACCACGCCGGGCACCTGCACATCGACTACGACAGCCTGTCGTTCGTCTCGCGGGAGCCCCTCGACCCGCGCCGGCTGATGGAGTTCCTCGACAGCCGGCCCGAGGGGCTGTACCGGATCAAGGGCTACGTCGACTTCGGGCCGTACGACGTCCGCAACCGCTACGCCGTCCATGCCGTCGGGCGGTTCCTGCGCTTCTACCCGGAGCCCTGGCCTGCCGGCGGCGAACGCCTGACCCAGCTGGTCCTCATCGGCTCCAACATCGACGCCTCCGCCCTCGACAAGGAACTCGGCGCGTGCCGGAGCGACGCCTCCCACGCCGACGAGCGCGGCATGTGGGGCGTCCTCCGGTACGTACGCAATCCGGAGGAGGACCCGGCAGAGCCTGCCTGAGCCCTCCGCCTGAGGGCCCTAGACCGGCCCCGCCACCACCGCCACCGTCTTCGCCAGGGACACACCCGAGCCGTCACGCCGCGGGTCCATTTCCGGGAGGTCGGCCGGGGTGCCGTTCTTCTGTGCCGCGAGGGCCGGGGCCGGGCCCGCCCAGGCCAGGGACAGACAGTCCTCGCCCTTCAGGAACCGCTGGCAGCGGACGCCGCCGGTGGCGCGGCCCTTGCGCGGGTACTGGTCGAACGGGGTCATCTTGGCCGTCGTCTGCACGGAGTCGTCCAGCGTGCCCCGCGAGCCGGCGACGGTGAAGACCACGGCGTCCGCGGCCGGGTCCACCGCCGTGAACGAGATGACCTTCGCGCCGTCGGAGAGCTTGATGCCGGCCACGCCGCCGGCCGGGCGGCCCTGCGGGCGGACCTGGGACGCCTGGAAGCGCAGCAACTGGGCGTCGTCGGTGATGAAGACCAGATCCTCCTCGCCGGTGCGCAGCTCGACCGCGCCGACGATCCGGTCACCCTCCTTGAGGGTGATCACCTCCAGCTCCCCCTTGTTGGACGGATAGTCCGGCACGACCCGCTTGACCACGCCCTGTTCCGTGCCGAGCGCCAGACCCGGCGACGACTCGTCGAGCGTCGTCAGGCAGGCCACCGTCTCGTCGTCCTCCAGGGAGACGAACTCCGCCAGCGGGGCGCCTCCCGCGAGGTTCGGCGTCGGCATCGACTCCGGGAGCTGGGGCAGGTCGATCACGTTCAGCCGCAGCAGCCGGCCCGCCGAGGTGACCGCGCCCACCTCGCCGCGGGCGGTGGCCGGCACCGCCGAGACGATCACGTCGTGCTTCACACGCTTGGCGCCGGCGTCCTCCGCGAACGGCTCGCCGTTCGCCGTCCGGGCCAGCAGACCCGTCGAGGACAGCAGCACCCGGCACGGGTCGTCGGCCACCTGGAGCGGCACGGCGGCGACCGGGGCACCACCCGACTCCAGCAGGACCGTACGCCGGTCGGTGCCGAACTTCTTGGCGACCGTGGCCAGTTCGGAGGAGACCAGCTTGCGCAGCTCCGCGTCCGAGTCGAGGATCCGGGTCAGTTCCTCGATCTCCGCGTTGAGCCGGTCCTTCTCCGCCTCCAGCTCGATGCGGTCGTACTTGGTCAGACGGCGCAGCGGTGTGTCGAGGATGTACTGCGTCTGCACCTCGCTCAGCGAGAAATGCTCCATCAGGCGCTGCTTCGCCTGCGCCGAGTTCTCGCTGGAGCGGATGAGGCGGATGACCTCGTCGATGTCCAGCAGGGCCGTCAGCAGACCCTCGACCAGGTGCAGCCGGTCGCGCTTCTTGCCGCGGCGGAACTCCGAACGCCGCCGCACGACGGTGAAGCGGTGGTCGAGATAGACCTCCAGCAGCTCCTTCAGACCCAGCGTGAGCGGCTGGCCGTCGACCAGGGCGACGTTGTTGATGCCGAAGGACTCCTCCATCGGCGTCAGCTTGTACAGCTGCTCCAGGACCGCCTCCGGCACGAAGCCGTTCTTGATCTCGATGACCAGGCGCAGGCCGTGCGCTCGGTCCGTGAGGTCCTTGACGTCGGCGATGCCCTGGAGCTTCTTCGAGCCGACCAGGTCCTTGATCTTGGCGATCACCTTCTCCGGGCCGACCGTGAAGGGCAGCTCGGTGACCACGAGACCCTTGCGGCGGGCCGTCACGTCCTCCACGGACACCGTGGCGCGCATCTTGAACGTGCCGCGGCCCGTCTCGTACGCGTCCCGGATGCCGGACAGGCCGACGATGCGGCCGCCCGTGGGCAGGTCGGGGCCCGGGACGTGCTTCATCAGGGCGTCGAGGTCCGCGTTCGGGTGCCTGATCAGGTGGCGGGCGGCGGCGATCACCTCGCGCAGGTTGTGCGGCGGCATGTTCGTGGCCATACCGACCGCGATGCCCGAGGCGCCGTTGACCAGGAGGTTCGGGAAGGCGGCCGGCAGTGCCACCGGTTCCTGCTCCTGGCCGTCGTAGTTGGGGTTGAAATCGACGGTGTCCTCGTCGATGGACTCCGTCATGAGGCTCGTCGCCTCGGCCATCCGGCACTCGGTGTACCGCATGGCGGCCGGCGGGTCGTCGTTGCCCAGAGAGCCGAAGTTGCCGTGGCCGTCGACCAGGGGGACGCGCATCGAGAAGGGCTGGGCCATGCGCACGAGGGCGTCGTAGATCGACGTGTCGCCGTGCGGGTGCAGCTTGCCCATCACCTCGCCGACGACGCGGGCGCACTTGACGTACCCGCGCTCGGGGCGCAGGCCCATCTCGTTCATCTGGTAGACGATGCGGCGGTGCACCGGCTTGAGGCCGTCGCGCGCGTCGGGCAGGGCGCGGGAGTAGATGACCGAGTACGCGTACTCGAGGAAGGAGCCCTGCATCTCGTCGACGACGTCGATGTCGAGGATTCTCTCCTCGTACGAGTCGTCGGGCGGCGGGGTCTTCGTGCTGCGGCGGGCCATCGCTGCCGGCTCCTTGCTGAAGCGTTGAACGAGATCTGACGCCGACCATTGTGGACCGCCGCACTGACAACCGGGACCAGGGCCCGGTCCACGGCCTCCCCGACAGGGGTCTGTACGCGGGCCGCGGGTGCCGCTCGCCGGGCCGAGGCGGCGGCCGGGTCCCCGCCGGAAAACTGCCGCGGGCTGGCCTGTCCGCGGTCTTTCGGCCGGGGTCCTCCCGGCTCCGGGCGGTCGGCCGTGTGCCGGCGGGTGCCGCTCGCCGGGCCGCGGCGGCGGCCGGGACCCCCCTCGGAGGACTGCCGCGGGCCTGCCCGTCCGCGGTCTGGTCTTCGACCGGCGGTCTCCCGGCTCCGGGCCGCCGGCCGTGTGCCGGGATCACCGCGCGCGGGCGCGGCCCTGCCGGGTCCGCCGGGCGCGCTCCCACCACCGCACACCGCCCCCCGGCCGCTTCCCCCTCTCGCTCTCCGCGTACGCCCCCCGGGAACTTCACCAGGGCCCCGCGCGCTTGCATACAGTGGCAGGACTCGCCAGGAAAACCGCGGTTCGAACGACCGCGCCGCGATCGAAGGGACGTACATGCCCATGGGTCACACGGCCACAGCCCAGGCAGGCTCCGGGGGCCTGACAGCGACCGAGCACCGCCTGGCCAACGGCCTGCGCGTGGTGCTCTCCGAGGACCACCTGACCCCGGTCGCGGCGGTGTGCCTCTGGTACGACGTCGGCTCGCGCCACGAAGTCAAGGGGCGTACCGGCCTGGCTCACCTTTTCGAGCACCTGATGTTCCAGGGCTCCGCCCAGGTGAAGGGCAACGGCCACTTCGAGCTCGTCCAGGGTGCGGGCGGCTCGCTGAACGGCACCACCAGCTTCGAGCGGACCAACTACTTCGAGACCATGCCCGCCCACCAGCTGGAGCTCGCCCTCTGGCTGGAGGCCGACCGCATGGGCTCCCTGCTGGCCGCGCTCGACGACGAGTCGATGGAGAACCAGCGGGACGTCGTCAAGAACGAGCGCCGGCAGCGCTACGACAACGTCCCCTACGGCACCGCCTTCGAGAAGCTCACCGCCCTCGCCTACCCGGAGGGCCACCCCTACCACCACACCCCGATCGGCTCGATGGCCGACCTGGACGCGGCCACCCTGGAGGACGCGCGCGCGTTCTTCCGCACCTACTACGCGCCGAACAACGCCGTGCTCTCCGTGGTCGGCGACATCGACCCGGAGCAGACCCTGGCCTGGATCGAGAAGTACTTCGGCTCCATCCCCGGCCACGACGGCAAGCCCGCGCCCCGGGACGGCACGCTGCCGGAGATCATCGGCGAGCAGCTGCGCGAGGTCGTCGAGGAGGAGGTCCCGGCACGCTCCCTGATGGCCGCCTACCGCCTGCCGCACGACGGCACGCGCGCGTGCGACGCGGCCGACCTGGCCCTCACCGTCCTCGGCGGCGGCGAGTCCTCCCGCCTGTACAACCGCCTCGTGCGGCGGGACCGTACGGCCGTGGCGGCAGGCTTCGGCCTGCTGCGGCTCGCCGGAGCGCCCTCCCTGGGATGGCTGGACGTGAAGACGTCCGGTGACGTGGAGGTCCCGGTCATCGAGTCCGCCATCGACGAGGAGCTCGCCCGGTTCGCCGAGGAGGGCCCCACGTCCGAGGAGATGGAGCGCGCCCAGGCCCAGTTGGAGCGCGAGTGGCTGGACCGGCTCGGCACGGTCGCCGGCCGCGCCGACGAACTCTGCCGGTACGCCGTCCTGTTCGGCGACCCGCAGCTCGCCCTGACCGCCGTGCAGCGCGTGCTGGACGTGACCGCCGAGGAGGTCCAGGAGGTAGCCAGGGCCCGCCTGCGCCCCGACAACCGCGCGGTGCTCGTCTACGAGCCCGTCGCCGACGACGCCGGCGCAGCGGAGACCGCCGAGGACGCCGACACTACCGAGGACACCGCTGCCGCGGCCCTGAACGAGAACGAGGAGGCGGCCAAGTGACCGAGCTCGCCACGATGGACTTCCACCCCCAGCCGCAGGCGGGCGAGGCCAAGCCGTGGGCCTTCCCGGCCCCCGAGCGCGGCACGCTCGGCAACGGCCTGACGGTGCTGCGCTGCCACCGCCCCGGCCAGCAGGTCGTCGCCGTGGAGGTGCTGCTGGACGCGCCCCTGGACGCCGAGCCGGCCGGCCTCGACGGCGTGGCCACGATCATGGCCCGGGCCTTCTCCGAGGGCACCGACAAGCACTCCGCCGAGGAGTTCGCCGCCGAGCTGGAGCGCGCCGGCGCCACCCTCGACGCACACGCCGACCACCCCGGCGTCCGGCTCAGCCTGGAGGTGCCCGCCTCCCGGCTCGCCAAGGGGCTCGGCCTGATCGCCGACGCCCTCCGGGCGCCCGCGTTCGCCGACAGCGAGGTCGAGCGGCTGGTCCGCAACCGCCTCGACGAGATCCCGCACGAGCTGGCCAACCCCGGCCGCCGCGCCGCCAAGGAACTCTCCAAGGAGCTGTTCCCGGCGAGCTCGCGCATGTCGCGGCCCCGCCAGGGCACCGAGGAGACGGTCGCCGCGATCGACTCCTCGGCTGTACGCGCCTTCTACGAGAGGCACGTCAGGCCCGCCACGGCCACCGTCGTGGTCGTCGGCGATCTCACCGGCATCGACCTCGACGCCCTGCTCGGCGACACGCTGGGCGCCTGGACCGGCTCCGCGGCCGAGCCGCGCCCGGTACCGCCGGTGACGGCCGACGACACGGGCCGGGTCGTCATCGTGGACCGCCCCGGAGCCGTCCAGACGCAGCTGCTGATCGGCCGGATCGGACCGGACCGGCACGATCGCGTGTGGCCCGCGCAGGTGCTCGGCACCTACTGCCTCGGGGGCACTCTCACCTCCCGCCTGGACCGCGTGCTGCGTGAGGAGAAGGGCTACACCTACGGCGTGCGGGCCTTCGGTCAGGTCCTGAGGTCCGCCCCGGACGGGACGGGTGCGGCGATGCTCGCCATCAGCGGCTCCGTGGACACCCCCAACACCGGCCCGGCTCTCCAGGACCTCTGGACGGTGCTGCGCACCCTCGCCGCCGAGGGGCTGACCGACGGCGAGCGGGACGTCGCCGTTCAGAACCTGGTCGGCGTGGCGCCGCTGAAGTACGAGACCGCGGCGGCCGTCGCGAGCACGCTGGCCGACCAGGTCGAGCAGCACCTGCCCGACGACTACCAGGCCACGCTGTACCGGCAGCTCGCCGCGACCGGGACCGTGGAGGCCACCGCGGCGGCCGTCAGCGCCTTCCCGGTGGACCGTCTGGTGACGGTCCTCGTCGGCGACGCGGCGCAGATCAAGGGCCCGGTCGAGGCCCTGGGCATCGGCGAAGTCTCGGTCGTGGCCGCCGAGTAGGAGCACGCGCGCGTAGGGGCCCTGGTTGTCTTCTAAGGCACCAGGGCTCCTTTATGCCCGAATTGATGCGGAGGTTGCCTGTCTGCCCTGTGGGATGCGCTACAAAAACCGCGATCCGTTTGGGAATTGAAAGTGGCCCCGCTTAGGTTCGTCCGGGCTGTTCGTCAGGCAGTGCGCCGCATCCGCGGCACCGGACAGTCATCGCCGAGTCCCCGTACGGCGCGAGCCAGGGGAGCCGGGGACCCAACGCAGTCCCTGGGGTGAATCGGACGCCCGCGCGAGTCGCGAGGGGGTCCGTAGGAGACCTTCCTGCTCCGAACCCGTCAGCTAACCCGGTAGGCGAGAAGGAAGGAAAGGACCAGGCACTCCATGGCGTTCACCCGCGCCACCGGGAAGCATCGTCGTCCCAGCCGGATGCAGCGCGGCACGGCCCGCGCGGCGGGCGTCGCGGCCCTCGCCACCACCGGTGTCATCGGCACCGTGGCAGCCCCGGCCTTCGCGGCCGAGCCCGCCGTCGAGCAGACCGGTCTCACCCCCGTCGTCACCATGGGCGGCACCGTGGCCGAGCAGATCGACGCCCAGGCCGTCGCCCAGAAGCAGGCCGCCGAGGAGGCCGCCGCCAAGAAGAAGGCCGAGGAGGCCGCCCGCAAGCGGGCCGCCGAGGCGGCCGAGGAGGCCAAGGAAGCGGCCGAGAAGGCCCGTGAAGCCAAGGAGCGCGCCGCCCGCGAGGCCGAGCGCAAGCGCCTCAACACCTTCGTGCCCCCGATCTCCGGCTCGTACGTCTCCACCGGCTACAAGGCCGGCGGCGCCGTCTGGTCTTCCGGCAGCCACACCGGCGTCGACTTCCACGCCGCCAGCGGCACCCCGGTCCACGCCGTCGGCATG encodes the following:
- a CDS encoding M23 family metallopeptidase, which gives rise to MAFTRATGKHRRPSRMQRGTARAAGVAALATTGVIGTVAAPAFAAEPAVEQTGLTPVVTMGGTVAEQIDAQAVAQKQAAEEAAAKKKAEEAARKRAAEAAEEAKEAAEKAREAKERAAREAERKRLNTFVPPISGSYVSTGYKAGGAVWSSGSHTGVDFHAASGTPVHAVGMGTVVEAGWGGAYGNQVVIKMNDGTYTQYGHLSSIGVSVGQQVTPGQQIGLSGATGNVTGAHLHFEARTSPEYGSDIDPVAYLRSHGVNV
- a CDS encoding GTP-binding protein codes for the protein MSLPSPRQQQIPVVVLAGFLGSGKTTLLNHLLHRSGGSRIGAIVNDFGAIEIDAMAVAGALGDSTVSLGNGCLCCAVDASELDQYLERLAEPSLGIDVIVIEASGLAEPQELVRMVLASEHPGIVYGGLVEVVDAAEFDDTRSRHPEIDRHLALADLVVVNKFDRAADGERVLGLVRSLVDRAAVVPASYGRIDPEFLFDCRPSEERIGQLSFDDLHDHGADDHAGHLHIDYDSLSFVSREPLDPRRLMEFLDSRPEGLYRIKGYVDFGPYDVRNRYAVHAVGRFLRFYPEPWPAGGERLTQLVLIGSNIDASALDKELGACRSDASHADERGMWGVLRYVRNPEEDPAEPA
- a CDS encoding pitrilysin family protein, which produces MPMGHTATAQAGSGGLTATEHRLANGLRVVLSEDHLTPVAAVCLWYDVGSRHEVKGRTGLAHLFEHLMFQGSAQVKGNGHFELVQGAGGSLNGTTSFERTNYFETMPAHQLELALWLEADRMGSLLAALDDESMENQRDVVKNERRQRYDNVPYGTAFEKLTALAYPEGHPYHHTPIGSMADLDAATLEDARAFFRTYYAPNNAVLSVVGDIDPEQTLAWIEKYFGSIPGHDGKPAPRDGTLPEIIGEQLREVVEEEVPARSLMAAYRLPHDGTRACDAADLALTVLGGGESSRLYNRLVRRDRTAVAAGFGLLRLAGAPSLGWLDVKTSGDVEVPVIESAIDEELARFAEEGPTSEEMERAQAQLEREWLDRLGTVAGRADELCRYAVLFGDPQLALTAVQRVLDVTAEEVQEVARARLRPDNRAVLVYEPVADDAGAAETAEDADTTEDTAAAALNENEEAAK
- a CDS encoding citrate synthase, with translation MSVNRSAAALIDAPRGLAGVVVTDTRVGDVRGVEGFYHYRQYSAVDLARTRAFEDVWHLLVHGELPDAGQSAAFAAQTAALRRLPDEVRAALPAIAAAGGRSGPLAGMRTALSLLGAAKGFRPVYDIDADRRGQDTLEAAAAVPTLLTALHRLGKGLEPVEPREDLSYAANYLYMLTGSVPTEQHARAIEQYLISTIDHGFNASTFTARVVASTGADVAACLAGAVAALSGPLHGGAPSRALDTLDAIGTLDRIDSWVRQRVLAGERIMGFGHAIYRTEDPRSRMLREVAQGFGGPRVDFAVEVERHVEAILAELKPGRELHTNVEYYAGVVMELCGLPREMFTPTFAAARVVGWSANILEQAEDTKIIRPVARYVGPEAPAPVPA
- a CDS encoding citrate synthase family protein, yielding MHDQEPASLDTERRLSTKEAAELLGVKPETVYAYVSRGQLSSRRVSGGRGSTFDAREVEALARRNRRESAGNSPSGGELSVRTRITLIESDRYYYRGVDAVDLATRHTYEEVAEWLWTGRIRPGSTFTAPAASVAVARRAVDALPEHAAPTDRLRVATIAAATADPLRFDLSEDAVLGTARTLIPTLVAALPPAGHDRRDTGPLAHRLWTRLSPRKDPDEASLRALDTALVLLVDHDLAASTLAVRVAASARAHAYAAVSAGLGVIEGPLHGAASGLAHRLLVDVLDQGDAAPVIADELRAGRRIPGLGHRLYPGEDPRARALFALLEQIPRAEPALLAARDIVETTARHAPLHANVDLALAVLTTSCGMPPTAGETIFAVARTAGWIAHALEEYGERPLRMRPSGLYAGPKPPQPRPD
- a CDS encoding DNA topoisomerase IV subunit A; amino-acid sequence: MARRSTKTPPPDDSYEERILDIDVVDEMQGSFLEYAYSVIYSRALPDARDGLKPVHRRIVYQMNEMGLRPERGYVKCARVVGEVMGKLHPHGDTSIYDALVRMAQPFSMRVPLVDGHGNFGSLGNDDPPAAMRYTECRMAEATSLMTESIDEDTVDFNPNYDGQEQEPVALPAAFPNLLVNGASGIAVGMATNMPPHNLREVIAAARHLIRHPNADLDALMKHVPGPDLPTGGRIVGLSGIRDAYETGRGTFKMRATVSVEDVTARRKGLVVTELPFTVGPEKVIAKIKDLVGSKKLQGIADVKDLTDRAHGLRLVIEIKNGFVPEAVLEQLYKLTPMEESFGINNVALVDGQPLTLGLKELLEVYLDHRFTVVRRRSEFRRGKKRDRLHLVEGLLTALLDIDEVIRLIRSSENSAQAKQRLMEHFSLSEVQTQYILDTPLRRLTKYDRIELEAEKDRLNAEIEELTRILDSDAELRKLVSSELATVAKKFGTDRRTVLLESGGAPVAAVPLQVADDPCRVLLSSTGLLARTANGEPFAEDAGAKRVKHDVIVSAVPATARGEVGAVTSAGRLLRLNVIDLPQLPESMPTPNLAGGAPLAEFVSLEDDETVACLTTLDESSPGLALGTEQGVVKRVVPDYPSNKGELEVITLKEGDRIVGAVELRTGEEDLVFITDDAQLLRFQASQVRPQGRPAGGVAGIKLSDGAKVISFTAVDPAADAVVFTVAGSRGTLDDSVQTTAKMTPFDQYPRKGRATGGVRCQRFLKGEDCLSLAWAGPAPALAAQKNGTPADLPEMDPRRDGSGVSLAKTVAVVAGPV
- a CDS encoding DUF6082 family protein, whose translation is MSFRGLGATASAGIVLAAGAAVAMAARWPAFHALRARIEHLEEAAQSQRRTGFAHQQRLHWELLSKAMDDPELAEVLDAYDGTVSPRKLRQFLFANALYTNALCYYRMGNMSREEFFGFARSMLQNPVFREYWYASRPHRATLVDSSEEARLGHMVDDLLAQLEDADTDEWWVVGEPPGE
- a CDS encoding pitrilysin family protein → MTELATMDFHPQPQAGEAKPWAFPAPERGTLGNGLTVLRCHRPGQQVVAVEVLLDAPLDAEPAGLDGVATIMARAFSEGTDKHSAEEFAAELERAGATLDAHADHPGVRLSLEVPASRLAKGLGLIADALRAPAFADSEVERLVRNRLDEIPHELANPGRRAAKELSKELFPASSRMSRPRQGTEETVAAIDSSAVRAFYERHVRPATATVVVVGDLTGIDLDALLGDTLGAWTGSAAEPRPVPPVTADDTGRVVIVDRPGAVQTQLLIGRIGPDRHDRVWPAQVLGTYCLGGTLTSRLDRVLREEKGYTYGVRAFGQVLRSAPDGTGAAMLAISGSVDTPNTGPALQDLWTVLRTLAAEGLTDGERDVAVQNLVGVAPLKYETAAAVASTLADQVEQHLPDDYQATLYRQLAATGTVEATAAAVSAFPVDRLVTVLVGDAAQIKGPVEALGIGEVSVVAAE